The region GCCTTCGTAGCGCACTTCCTCGTAGTTATCGCCTTCGCCCTTCGACGCCTTGTCGATGGCGCGGGCAATGTTGTCCTTGGGCATGGACTGGGCCTTGGCGGCGTTGACCGCGGCGCGCAGGCGCGGGTTCATGTCCGGATCGGGCATGCCCATCTTGGCGGCCACGGTGATTTCGCGGCTGAGCTTGGAAAACATCGCCGAGCGCTTTTTGTCCTGCGCGCCCTTGCGGTGCATGATGTTCTTGAATTTGGAATGGCCTGCCATGGTCCGTGCTTCTTGCGAGGTTTTGGAATCTGCACCGCCCCTAGCCGACGCGGGCGCATCCGGCAATCGGTGTGGCGCATTGGCGCAATTGCAGGCATGAGGCAGCGATGATCCGCACCACGCTTGCCGAACTCATCGCTTTCCTTCGCCGCCCTGTGCCGATGGAGGCATCCGGCCTGAATGACGATGGCGCGCTGTCGCGCTGGGTGGTGCTGGCGGCGTTCCAGATCGGCGTGCTGGGGCTGGTGGTGATGCCGCTGATCGCGCTGTGGCAGAAGGCCTTTGCTCTATCCCCGCCCAATGCCTTCGAGGGACTGGGACCGCTGGCGCTGTGGGGCGGGGCGGTACTGCTGGCGCCGGTGCTGGAAGAGCTGTTCTTTCGGGGCTGGATGAGCGGAACGCGGCGGGCGCTGGCGCTGATGGGCGTGGTGCTGGCCGGGCTGACGCTGTTCATCGCATTCGGCCGGGGCAAGCCGCTGGCAGGTGGCGGGATTCTGCTGGCCACGATTGTTGCAACCGGTGTTGTCTGGTGGCGCAAGCGACGCGACAGATCGGTCCCCGCGTGGTTCTCCCGGCACTTCGCCCTGCTGGTCTACGGCACCACTGCGCTGTTTGCCGCGATGCATCTGGCGAACTACGCGAGCGTTACGCTGGCTGCCGTGCCGATGGTGCTGCCGCAGTTCTGGTCAGGCCTGATGTTCGCGCACATGCGGGTGAGGCTGGGTCTGCTGGCTTCGATCCTCAACCACATCGCCTCTAACGCGATCGTGCTGGCCGTGGCGCTGAACTGGGGTTAGCCGTTAACGACTGTCCCGCCATTGGGGTGCAGGACCTGGCCCGACATGTAGGATGAATCCTCGCAGGCGAGGAACAGGAAGCTCGGGGCGACTTCGTTGGGCTGGCCGGGGCGCCCCATCAGCGTGTTTTCGCCGAAGTGCTCGAGCTTTTCCTCGGTGGCGCCACCGCACGGATTGAGCGGCGTCCAGATCGGACCGGGCGCTACGGCGTTGACGCGGATACCGTGGCCGACGAGCTGTTCGGACAGGGCGCGGGTGAAGGCGGTGATGGCGCCCTTGGTGCTCGAATAGTCGAGCAGTTCGGGTTCGCCCTTGTAGCTGGTGATCGAAGTGCAGTTGACGATTGCGGCGCCGGGCTTGAGGTGCTCGCGCGCAGCCTGAACGAGATAGAACATCGAGAAGATGTTGGTCTGGAAGGTGCGCTGCAGCTGATCGGCGGTGATGTCGCGGATGTCCTTGTCAGGGTGCTGTTCGCCCGCATTGTTGATAAGGACGTCAAGGCGGCCCCAATCGCCGATGACGAGATCGACGAGGGCGTGGGCCACTTCCGGATCGCCGAGGTCGCCGGCAAAGGTCAGCGCTTCGCTGCCTTCGGCCTCGCACAGTTCACGGGTGCGGGCAGCGTCCTCGCTTTCGTTGAGATAGGCGATGGCGACTTTTGCGCCTTCGCGCGCGAACAAGACTGCGACGGCCCGTCCGATGCCGCTGTCGGCCCCGGTGACGATTGCCACCTTGCCCTTGAGCCGCCCTGAGCCGGGATAGCGCGGCTGCCATTCGGGCTTGGGATCGAGGTTCGCCTCGCTGCCGGGAAGGCCGTCCTCGTGGATCGGCGGGCGGACGGTGGCGGTCTGGGTCATTGGGCTATCCTGCTGAAACTACAGGATGCCAATGGCCGGGCAGGGTGGTGGTTCCGCCCCTGCCCGGGAAACGCGATCAGTCGATGCCGAGGGCGTTCTTGTAGGTTTCGAGCACGGCTTCCATCTCGCGGCGGTCGTCGGGCTTCATTTTCCGCAGGCGGACGATCTGGCGCATGATCTTGGCGTCGTAGCCGGTCGCCTTGGCTTCGTTGTAGACATCCTTGATGTCGTCGCCGATGCCCTTCTTTTCCTCTTCCAGGCGCTCGATGCGCTCGATCAGGAGGCGCAGACGATCGTCTGCGGTCTTGGCGTCGTCGAATTCGACCATCGGGAAAGTCTCCGGGTATGCGGGTGAATCAGGTGGCGGGGCTGATAGACGCGCCACCGGATTCGGGCAAAACCGGGCCTGTGGATAGTCCGGGGATTAGTGAGATCCGGCGTTCTTCTTCAGGCTTTCTTCCATCCGGGCGAGCTGCTCCGGCGTCGCTTCGGTCTGATAGCGGGCTTTCCACTCTGTAGCGGGCAGGCCGTGAATCACTTCGCGCGCTGCGGCCTTGTCGCCTTCGAAACCGCCTTCGATGATCCAGTCGGCAAGGCAATTGCGGCAGAAGCCCGAAAGACCCATCAGGTCGATGTTCTGGGCGTCGTGGCGATGCTGGAGGTGCTTGACCAGGCGGCGGAAGGCGGCGGCCGCTACGGAATCGGGCAGGGCATCGATTGCATTCGTATCCACTGTAAACATCCTTGGGTTTTGAAATGGCATGGGCCATAGCGCATCGCGGAAGATTCATAAGGAGTACCAAAGCCGTGGCCAAGCTCGATCCTCGCGGACGGAAAGTGAAGATCCTCGCCACGGTAGGTCCCGCCAGCCGCGAGCCGGAGATGCTGGAGAAGCTCTTCCGCGCTGGGGCCGATGCGTTTCGTGTGAACATGAGCCATGGCGAACACGCCACCCATGCCGAGACGATCGCCAATATCCGCGCGCTCGAGAAGAAGGTGAACCGCCCGATCACGATCCTGTGCGACCTGCAGGGGCCGAAGCTGCGCGTGGGCAAGTTCAAGGAAGGCCGCGCGGTGATCCGCCACTCCGGACACTTCACGCTCGACCGCAACCCCGAGCCGGGCGATGAAACCCGCGTGCAGCTGCCGCACCCTGAACTCTTCGGCATCCTGCAGAAGGGCCAGCGCCTGCTGATCGATGACGGCAAGCTGCGCCTGCGCGTGATCCGGGCCGATCAGAACGAGATTCTCTGCTCTGCCGAGGTTGGTGGGGTCATCTCCGATCGCAAGGGCGTCAACGTGCCGGATGCCGTGGTGCCGGTCCCGGCACTGACCGACAAGGACCGCCGTGACCTTTCATTCGCGGTGGAGCATGGCGCGGACTGGATCGCCCTGTCGTTCGTGCAGCGGCCCGAGGACGTCGCCGAAGCGCGCCGCCTGATGGGGGGCTACGGTTCGCTGATGGCCAAGATCGAGAAGCCCGCCGCCATATCGCGGCTGGAGGAGATCATCGAGCTTTCCGATGGCATCATGGTCGCGCGCGGTGACCTCGGCGTCGAACTGAACCCCGAGGAAGTGCCGCCGCTGCAGAAGCGCATCGTCGAAAGCGCACGCCGCCAGGGCAAGCCGGTGGTCGTCGCCACGCAGATGCTGGAATCGATGATCGAGGCGCCGACGCCGACCCGCGCCGAAGTGTCCGACGTTGCCAACGCGGTCTACGACGGCGCCGACGCGGTCATGCTCTCGGCCGAAACCGCCGCAGGGGCCTGGCCGGAAGAGGCGGTGACGATCATGCACCGCATCGCCGCGCAGGTCGAAGCCGATCCAGGCTATGGCGCGCGCGTCCACTTCATCGAGACCCTGCCCGATCCGACCACCGCGGACGCGCTGGCGCAGGCTGCGGCGAGCATCGCCAACACCCTGCCGATCGCCGGGGTGATCGTTTTCACCGGGTCGGGGTCGACCGCCCGCCGCGTGGCGCGCGAACGGCCCGGCGTGCCCATGCTGGTGCTCACGCCGTCGCAGAAGACCGCGCGCAAGGTCGGCCTGCTGTGGGGCGCACATGCCGTCAGCACCAAGGACATCGGCAGCTTCGAAGAAATGATCGCCAAGGGCAAGCGCATGGCGCTGCGCCATGGCTTCGGCACGGCCGGATCGCGGCTGGTAGCCCTGGCGGGTGTTCCCTTCGGCACTCCGGGCGCCACGAACCTGCTGCACGTCGTCACGCTGACCGGCAACGAGCTGGATCAGCACAGCTGACAATGATGTAAATCTGCAACGCTGCGTGTAAGATTTAATTGCTCACTTGAAAACAGGTTGAACGCTGGCGCGCAGCGGGCATTTTCGGCTCCACAAAATATAACGGGAGCTGAGAATGCTGAAGACAAGGAACAGGGTCGTACGTGCATTTTCCGGCGGCTTGAGCGCGATCGCTCTCGTCGCCACGGGCGCGGGTGTCGCCCAGGCGCAGGAGGCGGCGCAGGATCAGGAGCAGTCGGCGATCGACGTGCTCAACGCCGACATCATCGTGACGGCAACGAAGAAGAAGGACGTCGAAAACGTCCAGGACGTGCCGGTTGCGATCACCGCGTTCAACGCGCAAAGCCTGCAGGCGCTGCAGGTGCGCGATATCCAGACGCTGACCTATAGCGCGCCGAACGTCTCGCTCGACCAGGTCGGCACCTCGCGCGGGACCGCCAACTTCTCGATCCGCGGGCTTGGCGTCAACAGCTCGATCCCCTCGATCGACCCGACCGTCGGCGTCTTCGTCGATGGCGTCTACATCGGCGTGAACAACGGCCTGGTGTTCGACGTGTTCGATCTCGGCTCGGTCGAAGTGGCGCGCGGACCGCAGGGCATCCTCTATGGCCGCAACACCACTGGCGGCGCGGTGCTGATCAACACCGGCGATCCGACCCCGGATCTGCGCGCCAACTTCCGCGTGTTCTACGAAGGACCGGTCGATTCCGGGCGCGGATCGGGCAACTTTGCAGCGCAGGCCGTGGTCTCCGGCCCGCTGATCAAGGACGTGCTGAACTTCAAGATCGGTGGCTACGTCAACAACGACGAGGGCTATTTCAAGAACCTGTTCGACGGCAGCGACTTCGGCAAGGCGCAGACCCAGATCGTGCGCGGTGCGCTGGAATTCCTGCCGTCGGAGGCCATCCGCATGGTGGCCAAGGTCGAATACTTCAACAGCGAGGGCGATGGTCCGGCCGGCCAGAACCATGGCCTGTACAAGCGCGACACGTTCGACTTTGCGATCGACAATCCCGGCTTCTACAAGAACCGCACCTGGTTCGCGACGCACAAGACCGAGATCGACGTCGGCGACGGCAAGATCACCAACATCTTCGGCTTCCGCGACTATGACGCCTCGACTGGCGGCGACATCGACGCCAAGCCGGTGTTCGTCTTCCACTCGAACACCCTGTTCAAGCAGCGCCAGTACTCGGACGAAATCCGCTACAACAACCGCTTCGGTGCGCTCGACTTCACGGCCGGCGGCTTCTGGTTCACGCAGGACCTGCGCTACGACGAATTGCGCTTCTTCCCCTCGTTCATCAGCCCGCTGACCCAGATCGGCGGCGGTCGCCAGGACCATGACGTGCTCGGCCTGTTCGCCTCGGGTGACTTCGACGTGACCGATCAGCTGACGCTGACCGCCGGTATCCGCTGGTCCAAGGAAACCAAGGACGTGGCCGTCACTTATATCCGGCCCCGCACCAACTGTTCGGTCGTGGCCGGTACGTGCCCGACATCGGGCCGTAATTCATTGATCCCGAATGAGAACAACGGTTTCACAGACAAGCGCACCTGGGAAAACTGGAGCCCGAAGCTCGGCTTCCAGTACCGCTTCAACAACGATGCGCAGGTCTATGGCAACTGGACCCGCGGTTTCCGTTCGGGCGGCTACAACTTCCGCATCACCAATGCCCGCGCGTTCGAAGCCGTCGCTGCAACGCGCGGCTTGTCGTTTG is a window of Novosphingobium sp. THN1 DNA encoding:
- a CDS encoding type II CAAX prenyl endopeptidase Rce1 family protein; amino-acid sequence: MIRTTLAELIAFLRRPVPMEASGLNDDGALSRWVVLAAFQIGVLGLVVMPLIALWQKAFALSPPNAFEGLGPLALWGGAVLLAPVLEELFFRGWMSGTRRALALMGVVLAGLTLFIAFGRGKPLAGGGILLATIVATGVVWWRKRRDRSVPAWFSRHFALLVYGTTALFAAMHLANYASVTLAAVPMVLPQFWSGLMFAHMRVRLGLLASILNHIASNAIVLAVALNWG
- a CDS encoding DUF2312 domain-containing protein; amino-acid sequence: MVEFDDAKTADDRLRLLIERIERLEEEKKGIGDDIKDVYNEAKATGYDAKIMRQIVRLRKMKPDDRREMEAVLETYKNALGID
- the pyk gene encoding pyruvate kinase; amino-acid sequence: MAKLDPRGRKVKILATVGPASREPEMLEKLFRAGADAFRVNMSHGEHATHAETIANIRALEKKVNRPITILCDLQGPKLRVGKFKEGRAVIRHSGHFTLDRNPEPGDETRVQLPHPELFGILQKGQRLLIDDGKLRLRVIRADQNEILCSAEVGGVISDRKGVNVPDAVVPVPALTDKDRRDLSFAVEHGADWIALSFVQRPEDVAEARRLMGGYGSLMAKIEKPAAISRLEEIIELSDGIMVARGDLGVELNPEEVPPLQKRIVESARRQGKPVVVATQMLESMIEAPTPTRAEVSDVANAVYDGADAVMLSAETAAGAWPEEAVTIMHRIAAQVEADPGYGARVHFIETLPDPTTADALAQAAASIANTLPIAGVIVFTGSGSTARRVARERPGVPMLVLTPSQKTARKVGLLWGAHAVSTKDIGSFEEMIAKGKRMALRHGFGTAGSRLVALAGVPFGTPGATNLLHVVTLTGNELDQHS
- a CDS encoding TonB-dependent receptor, translated to MSAIALVATGAGVAQAQEAAQDQEQSAIDVLNADIIVTATKKKDVENVQDVPVAITAFNAQSLQALQVRDIQTLTYSAPNVSLDQVGTSRGTANFSIRGLGVNSSIPSIDPTVGVFVDGVYIGVNNGLVFDVFDLGSVEVARGPQGILYGRNTTGGAVLINTGDPTPDLRANFRVFYEGPVDSGRGSGNFAAQAVVSGPLIKDVLNFKIGGYVNNDEGYFKNLFDGSDFGKAQTQIVRGALEFLPSEAIRMVAKVEYFNSEGDGPAGQNHGLYKRDTFDFAIDNPGFYKNRTWFATHKTEIDVGDGKITNIFGFRDYDASTGGDIDAKPVFVFHSNTLFKQRQYSDEIRYNNRFGALDFTAGGFWFTQDLRYDELRFFPSFISPLTQIGGGRQDHDVLGLFASGDFDVTDQLTLTAGIRWSKETKDVAVTYIRPRTNCSVVAGTCPTSGRNSLIPNENNGFTDKRTWENWSPKLGFQYRFNNDAQVYGNWTRGFRSGGYNFRITNARAFEAVAATRGLSFDEEQVDSFELGTKFQTPDRKLTLNLAAFRTEVGNMQREVNEGSAAGVAQSIFNTADARITGIEGEGRFALGKNFLITANFGYIDAKYTKVLFDISSDGVVNDADKALDLPRTPKWTYGFGVLGDFPVGEGNAIVARANFQHRDRFAYTDNNFGWITSSDNLDASISYKTGGLTFTVYGRNLLDQVQHGGDTQLGTAAQIPVFGGPLSTGVDRPFADNPKAGTFSPLVRGRVLGVELNADF
- a CDS encoding SDR family oxidoreductase: MTQTATVRPPIHEDGLPGSEANLDPKPEWQPRYPGSGRLKGKVAIVTGADSGIGRAVAVLFAREGAKVAIAYLNESEDAARTRELCEAEGSEALTFAGDLGDPEVAHALVDLVIGDWGRLDVLINNAGEQHPDKDIRDITADQLQRTFQTNIFSMFYLVQAAREHLKPGAAIVNCTSITSYKGEPELLDYSSTKGAITAFTRALSEQLVGHGIRVNAVAPGPIWTPLNPCGGATEEKLEHFGENTLMGRPGQPNEVAPSFLFLACEDSSYMSGQVLHPNGGTVVNG
- a CDS encoding DUF1244 domain-containing protein produces the protein MDTNAIDALPDSVAAAAFRRLVKHLQHRHDAQNIDLMGLSGFCRNCLADWIIEGGFEGDKAAAREVIHGLPATEWKARYQTEATPEQLARMEESLKKNAGSH